In one Trichosurus vulpecula isolate mTriVul1 chromosome 8, mTriVul1.pri, whole genome shotgun sequence genomic region, the following are encoded:
- the LOC118828978 gene encoding coiled-coil-helix-coiled-coil-helix domain-containing protein 2-like, with the protein MPRGSRSRTSRMAPPASRAPPMRAAPAPAPAAHPPAAVPPSAVAPPAAAPKQPGLMAQMATTAAGVAVGSAVGHTIGHAITSGFGGGSSAEPARPDITYQEPQAAQPAYQQQQQQFGPCHYEMKQFLECAQNQGDLKLCEGFSEVLKQCRFANGLA; encoded by the coding sequence ATGCCGCGTGGAAGCAGGAGCCGGACCTCCCGGATGGCCCCCCCGGCCAGTCGGGCACCCCCAATGAGAGctgcaccagcaccagcaccagcagctCATCCTCCAGCAGCAGTACCACCATCTGCGGTTGCCCCTCCTGCTGCTGCACCCAAGCAGCCGGGTTTGATGGCCCAGATGGCTACCACGGCAGCAGGAGTTGCAGTGGGCTCAGCTGTGGGCCACACTATTGGTCATGCCATTACTAGTGGCTTCGGTGGTGGGAGCAGTGCTGAGCCTGCAAGGCCTGATATCACCTACCAGGAGCCTCAGGCAGCCCAGCCAGCGtaccagcaacagcagcagcagtttgGTCCCTGCCACTATGAGATGAAGCAGTTCTTAGAGTGTGCCCAGAACCAGGGTGACCTCAAGCTGTGTGAGGGCTTTAGCGAGGTGCTGAAGCAGTGCAGGTTTGCAAACGGATTAGCCTAA